ACCCCCAGCAACCTTGGCCCCGTAAGTCTCCCGCCCCCCCAACAACCTTCCCCCCACAGCCCATAGAACCATCATAATGCTCCTTTTTTTGTTATACCTTTACTAAGACATATACATATACCTTTATGCAAGTGAGTTCTGTTACCTGGTTGAAACTGTAACCATTGAACAGGGTCCCTGCAACTACACCTACTCCAAGTGCCACAACTGCACCAGCTTCTGCAGTTACTGCACCGTAAGCTACTTTTGTCACTTTGTAACCAATGCtatctgcatttttttttttgccatttaaGAAAActtcaaaagttttttttttttttgccatttatTGGTCTTTCATTGTATATATATCCTTTCTGTCATTGTTTCTTCAGCATATATAGCTCACCCTCAAGCTTTATTTTGGCATTGTTTAATTATTCGGTCCATCTTTTGTTATTTTCATATGACTTTTACGTcacaacttgattggtagaaggTAATGAGGCAAGTgataagtataaaaaattatgataataagCAAGTTAAACTAGCTTTTTTCTTTTGAGAGCATAAACTAGCATTTTCTTATTCTTAAATTTTCATGCTTTATTgtcaataatatttaatttattatatatatatatatatatatatataaaattctgCAAACCTgtgattatttattttattgacctgtatttttacttttatttttaagCAGTGCCGATGCTTATGGTCAAGCAGCATCCAATCTTGTTGCAGGCAATGCCCTTGAGCAAACCATCCAACATATTCTTGACATGGGTGGAGGCACTTGGGACAGGGACACTGTTGTTCGTGCTTTACGTGCTGCATATAACAACCCTGAGAGAGCTGTTGAATACTTATATTCAGTAAGCTTCACTtgcttaaaatttaatattatttatgcCACTGTTTTGTGAATGCTGTCTTCTGTTTATGGCATAGCATAAGTTTGAATAGGCTCTTGCATAATTTTTAGTAGGCCCTTGTATCCCACGGTACCATGAAATGATGATATGAAGTTGTCTTAATGGAAATACTTCACTAGAGATGTTATGCTtcatcttgatctgaccctgATGTCAGAAAATTGATGTTCAAATACATTATATACCTGAGTGATCAGTGATATTAAAGACTTTGATAACTGATAACTGATGTTAATTGTGAACCATTATTCATTGTGATTATACTATTAGTTTTGATTTTGTTATTTgatgatggaagaccagttaaAGTATCAGATGCGGCCATTATATTCTATCAGTCGTGATGGCTTCCTCTGTTTCCATTGATTTTTATGCATTTTGGCTGTATCTATCCAAAAGGTAATGGAACATCAGAAGGCTTTGGTCTACATGTAGCACGAGACTTGTTTTAATATGGAAGCTTGAAAATTAGCTCGACTATGtcctttttatgattatttttctgAATCAACTTTTACTTTATGCTGTTATGACAATTGTAGGATGCCGGTGTATGCTGTGTACTGTAGGGTTTCTGTCTTTATAATACTTTGTCAATTGTCATACAGACTGGTTTCTGGGTGTGTAGGTTGCAACAAATCAGCAGGTTGGGGTAAAATATGATTATATATCTGTCCCAAAATGTCTGATGCAGAATGGAGGGACGACATATGTTAAGCTGGTGTGATTAACTAGCGAAACCTTGTTAATTTGCAGTCCATATTATGCCCAgcgatctttatttatttatttattttggttgGTTGGGAGGGGGTGTACATATAGTTTCTACTTTCTACCCAATAACTGACGTGAGTGTATTTGGATTCAGTGGCAATTTCTTGGCAAGATTTGCAAACTATATCATGAATGAGGCCTGGTTCCTATGTCTCGACATTCTGTTGCATTTAAAatgattttctgaatatttcttctctctccccccccaccccctcaatcaaaaaaaaaaaaaaagaaaagaaaaggaaaggaaaacctCAGGGGAAAGGGTCCttttttctggattttttttccGGGGTTGGGAGTTTAGGGTTACAGGCGCAAATATTCGCAATCTACCCACACCCTTCTTCCTCTCACTCACGCACTTACAAAGCGGTCATACTTGAGAATGATTTTCCATGTTTTCTTATATTAAAACTGTCATAATACATTACAACAGATTGTTACAGCTGATGTACTAAGGATCGGTAACTAAATCACTACTGCGAAATTTGACCAGCTGTTGACCTCAAAAGTGGCAGAATTTACCAATGGcgataaatataaatcatatttTCATCAGATATTTCTAAGAATGCTACAATCTGATAGACAGGAGAAAAATTATTCCTTCTGGGAGGGAGCCGTGTGCTAGTAATTtgcaaatttttctttattggtcCAATCGGTCTGTATGATGATATTTGCAAAAGAATTTTATTCCTATAATTGCTGTATGTGTGATGAACCAAATaagatgatggatttaaaaggatgAAAGTTCCTTCATGGAGATCAAGAATTCAAAACATTGTCTTTAGATCAATTTTGTTATTTGATAGTATCATGTTTcttgatttatttaatattatttcatatctttGTGAATTGAAAAATAAATGGAAGAATGTTTCTGCTGCAAATCCTGAATTTTGAGTGGCTAGATTAGACAATAGCTTAGCtgggatggatgtgaagacatgaGATAATTTTAGAGCATCATGTTTTGATGAAATCTTCATCTGTGGTGATGATGATATGTGTTCTGTTAAAAGTCATTGCAGATATATATGAAAACTGCTATATCTTATAATATTCCTTCAATGTCATTCCTGTCCATTTGTGCCTTTTTGAGAATATGCGAATGACAATTGCCAATCTTGAGGTCAATATTCTATATGGATGAATCCAAAGGTTGCTAGAATTGGTGTGTCCAAATCTATATCCAGATTTAGACCTAGTCAACGTATGAGTTGTGAAGTTCAGATTAGGTTCCAAATCCAGATGCTGCAAGGACCTCAGTTACCTAAGtttggatctctctctctctctctctctctctctctctctctacttagACATGTAGAAAGTGAAAATATTGGCCATCTTATTATTATTGTCGACATTTGGACCTAAATGAATCGAATCTTGTTTGTAGGTTTCTGGAGCTGTCTTATGAACTTGGATCCAATTTTATATGGCCTTGGATCTAAATGTGAAAATTTGTCAGAGTTGAATTGAGTAATTGTCTTGGATGGCTGTCATTAAAAATAGCATATTTACCCACTAAAAACAATAGGGCAGTTCAATGGTTAGCCATGAGCAGGCAGGAACTAGAGGAATCTGATAGCACTTTCAATTACTCTATTTCTTTCTCTCATGGTGATTACACTAATCCTCTTGTAGATTTGGTATTACCTCCCTTCTTATTTTCTTTGTTTATTGCTTTTACTTTGTTGTTCCCCTAACAAATTTCCTATACCAGTCTGAGCTGTAGCTGGTCCCACATAGTTTTGTGCTAAAGAAGTCTTTCTAATAAGGTCATACAACCTGTTAATAGTGCTGGGTTGCACTGTTGTTGTGTTGCTAGTTGCATGTGACATACACTTGCAATTCATGGACTCTCCCTGCACTGAGATGGGGGTGGATAGGGCTGTAGAAGGATCTGCTGGTTAAGGGGGCATGGCGAAACGTCTAAGGTGCTTAGGAATGAAGAGTCGAAGAgccagtgagagagagagagagagagagagagagatttgatgATCTATGTTGTGTCAAGGTCCGATTCCAAGTAAACTTTGGCTGATGCTGCTTGTAGTATGTGTCGGTTTGAATTGTGTAGGATATTTTCTGTAACGGATAGATATGTTGGACCCAAGATTGATTAAACCAGCTGCTTTGGGTTGAATCtttttttatttccttttttttttttgccttttgggGTGGGGATGCTCCATTTCCTGTCATCCTTCTGTACCATTAATTCAATAATGGTTAACCACTAGGTTTGAAATACTGCAGTATGGTTTTATTCAGGGAAAAAAGAAATGCTGCGGTAAGGGGGTGTACTGGCCATATATCAGTATGGTACATACCATGGTACACTTTTGTATATACTTTATGGTTTCTCGCCAATACAGGGTGATTCACCACCATATATACTCCAGTGTGGTCCGTTTTCCAAACTTTTTTTAAATGAAGGAgcaccaagtatggtcagaaTGAAAAAATGCAGGCATTGCATATCTGAGAAGCGTAATTCATCTAGATAGGCTTTTCCTTATTATACCTTTTTAATGTAGTTTATTCTACATGGACTAGTATGTTGAATGCTGGCTGGCACCAGCATAGTTACCATGCCATATCATGGAGTGCTGGTGCTCGGCATGCACTAGCTTGGCTGCATGCATCTCCAGATTTTCATTTCACACTGTATGTTCTTATGTTAACATGCTACCAGGGGATTCCTGAGCAAGCAGAAGCACCACCTGTGGCCCAAGCCCCAGCAAGTGGGCAGATGGCTAACCCACCAGTCCAGGCTCCCCAGCCAGCCCAGGCTCCCCAACCAGCCCAGCCAGCAGTTCCTTCAAGTGGGCCAAATGCTAATCCTTTGGACCTCTTTCCCCaggttgaaaaatgaaaattaCTGGCTTATCCTTGCTAGAGATTTTGGTGCAGCTTTTTATGCTATTCTCATTACCTGTTGTTTCCAGCAGGGTCTCCCCAGCATGGGCTCCAATGCTAGTGCAGGCAGCCTTGATTTTCTTCGCAACAGTCCACAGGTACCATAAATTTCTATAGGAGATAAGGACTGAAGTGCCTAACCATAATTTATGATTATCTCATTTTCCTGGTGCAGTTCCGAGCCTTGCAGACTTTGGTGCAGGCAAACCCTCAAATACTACAGGTCGCTTCTCATTCCTTACCTCACAAAATGTTCTTATTATACTTTTCTTTAACactattctcaatttttttttcacagcCAATGCTTCAAGAGCTAGGAAAACAAAACCCTCAGGTTATGAGGCTTATTCAGGAGCATCAAGCTGAATTTCTTCGTTTACTTAATGAACCAGCTGAAGGGGCAGAGAGGTTTGGAGCTGTTGTGCTATTGTATATCTCATCTATTTATGGTATTATTGAATATGTGAGGCttcttatttttctaatttttgtgACTCCAGCAACCTACTAGGACAATTAGCGGGTGCAATGCCACAAGCATTAACAGTTACTCCTGAGGAACGCGAGGCCATTGAGCGCGTAAGTTGTTCATACCCTTGTGTGTTGAGTTTTGTATGCAATACAGTCTAGGCAGGTTCATTGCTGAGCAGCGCGCCTTTAAATTGATAAATTATGGATTGGGATTTGGGACAGTGTTGATCTTAAGTTGTCAAATTAGTACTGATGTTTAAAAATAACAAGTGAGTATGAGCACAAGATTCAACAGAATTCCTATAAACTTCGGTGACATCTAttgttgaatttttgaaaatCGATCAGAAACTAAGTTGGCAGTAAGATTAAATGTTTGCAAAAATGATATGTTACAATAATCTGGGGCAGTGAGGTTGCATAGAAGGTCAGGAGGGTAGTTTCTAATCAGCTTAGAATGAATAAATGTTTAGCTGGGTAATGACATGATTGATGGCCCGACTAGTTATGCCTACGATGTCACATTACATCTTCTTAGTGCAATCAGATTGATTTCCATCAGATCTTGGAGATCCACTGTTGGGCGTGAAGATCGTTAGTGCAATCTCAGTATGAAACCCATAGAGACAGCAAGTTTAGGAGCGTCTCATTTgtgaattttataaaaatagatgatcataaaatgataaaAGCAGATTCTgtgtgaataaatttttatgaggAACAGGGGAGACATATTGTTCACAAAACCCTTTTTGTTGGTTATATGATCTGACGGTATCGCTAAAACAGGTTTCATGAACATCAACCAAACAAGTGTTTTGAGGGGGGGAAAAAACTTATATGCAGATTTTATGTAAATAAAGTTATATGAAGAATAGGGGAGCCCTGTTTTCCACAAAACTCATTTTGTTGGTTATATGATCTGGCGGTATCTCTCAAACAGGTTTTATGAACATCAACCAAACAGGTGCTTTGAGGGGAAAAAACTTATTTTATGTTTGGTGCAATCCATTGTGGTAAAACCTGAAGATCATGAAGTCCCGTAATGTAACTAGAATTTTAGATGGGGCATCAATGTATTTATCTATAGTTTTAAAATGACATTCCATTGTTTTTTTGGTTTATCTGTAGGCATGTTTATTTGTTTAGGAATTAGGAGTTTGGTTTCAACTTTGAGGAAAGAGTCAAGATGATAGTTAACTTAgatcatatttcaaaattttgtctTTTTGATTATCCATTAAGGAGAAGAATAGGTTGCTCTAGTTTCAGTTTATTTTGTATAGGAAGAAGTGAAGCACATTCTAGGTTGCCTTCAAGGGCCTATTTGGATCCTGGGAGAATGGGACTGCTGGTCAACAACTAATTGTTATGTTTTCAGGATAGCAAATCTTCTTTCTAAGGTGACTTATTCCTAAAATCTAGGGATTGGTTTTGTCACTGACAAACCCCATTACCTTGTACCACTCCCCTCCAGTGGTAGTCCCAATACAGAACTTCACTGCGAACCTGCTGGGAAGATCTTATCAGAATGGTATGATCTTGCCGGCATCCAAACAGGGCCTCAGTCTTTCTTTCCTTTCAGTTTCTTTTAGTTGGGGGCCTGTAAAGAACTAGAACTGCTGAAGAAACTAGAAAGGAATGAATCAGGGAACCTgtttttcttaaaatttgttTTGTTGGTTTTTTGATCTGTCAGCATCTCTAAAACAGATTTTATGAACATCAACCAAATAAGTACGTTGAGAAAATTTATCTGTTGTGGGTTCAATTTGAGTCCATTTGGGTAAAACCTTAAAACCATAAAGTCCCTTGGATATCAATAAAAGAAACTATAAATTTGTTAATTTATGCGTGGTTGTTTTTGGTTTATGTCTAGATGCATCTGTTTAGCTAAGAACTATGAGTTTGGTTTCAACTTTCAAAGTGGTTAATTTGGGTTATATTTAAAAATCTCTTGTTGATTATCCATAAAGGAGCTGAATATGTTGCtttaatttcaattttatttgTATAGGAAGAACATTCTAGATTGCCAATAAGTCTTCCTTTCCTTCAATTTCTTTTTGTTGGTGGGGCCTGTAAAGAACTGGAACTCCTTAGGAAAGGAATGAAAAGATTTCATCATGGCTGATACTCAAAGGAAGTTTTCAGATATTAAATTATTcatgcatacatacacatacagtGTAAGAGAACCTGTTGATTTCAATGTTACATTTTTTACTTTTGTTGGTGTAGTTCATCAAAATCCTTATCCTCTTTGTTCTCGTCTTTGTCAAATATGATCTAGATTAGACTATTCCAGAAACCATATCCTTTAGTTGTATTAAACAAACATCGGTCCTATTGGGATTTGTGTAATCACTTTAATCCCCTGCAATATCATGGGAGGCTTTGATGTTCAAGATGCCTTAATTTGCAGATAATGCTGAAAGCACC
The sequence above is a segment of the Elaeis guineensis isolate ETL-2024a chromosome 7, EG11, whole genome shotgun sequence genome. Coding sequences within it:
- the LOC105048512 gene encoding ubiquitin receptor RAD23d isoform X2 is translated as MKIFVKTLKGSHFEIEVKPEDTVTDVKKNIEAIQGKGVYPAEQQMLIHQGKILKDDTTLQDNKVAENSFIVIMLSKTKGSSSGASTASTTPASQALPPSTVTPSVSAPAPTPAAAPPATLAPVPATTPTPSATTAPASAVTAPADAYGQAASNLVAGNALEQTIQHILDMGGGTWDRDTVVRALRAAYNNPERAVEYLYSGIPEQAEAPPVAQAPASGQMANPPVQAPQPAQAPQPAQPAVPSSGPNANPLDLFPQGLPSMGSNASAGSLDFLRNSPQFRALQTLVQANPQILQPMLQELGKQNPQVMRLIQEHQAEFLRLLNEPAEGAESNLLGQLAGAMPQALTVTPEEREAIERLEAMGFDRALVLEVFFACNKNEELAANYLLDHMHEFED
- the LOC105048512 gene encoding ubiquitin receptor RAD23d isoform X1 translates to MKIFVKTLKGSHFEIEVKPEDTVTDVKKNIEAIQGKGVYPAEQQMLIHQGKILKDDTTLQDNKVAENSFIVIMLSKTKGSSSGASTASTTPASQALPPSTVTPSVSAPAPTPAAAPPATLAPVPATTPTPSATTAPASAVTAPADAYGQAASNLVAGNALEQTIQHILDMGGGTWDRDTVVRALRAAYNNPERAVEYLYSGIPEQAEAPPVAQAPASGQMANPPVQAPQPAQAPQPAQPAVPSSGPNANPLDLFPQQGLPSMGSNASAGSLDFLRNSPQFRALQTLVQANPQILQPMLQELGKQNPQVMRLIQEHQAEFLRLLNEPAEGAESNLLGQLAGAMPQALTVTPEEREAIERLEAMGFDRALVLEVFFACNKNEELAANYLLDHMHEFED